One Aegilops tauschii subsp. strangulata cultivar AL8/78 chromosome 2, Aet v6.0, whole genome shotgun sequence genomic window, tcccatatgtccattatgtaaccataatatgtgtcctttcccctctcggttgctgcatcaaagcggacaccgctgttttggttggtgctcttttgatcttgggcgatcgtgtaaaatgtattcccatttatctcgtatcctttgtaagtcaatacagtcgaagatggtcccctggacaacgagtacaactcatcacaaacagtggtgtcacctctgagacgtgtttccaaccaactgttgaaagtcctgatgtgttcacatgtaatccagtcgtcacactgctccgggtgtttggagcgcagactgttcttgtgttcatcgacataaggggtcaccaaggtagagttctgtagaactgtgtagtgtgcttgagaccaagaatgcccgtccctgcatattattgagtccgctcctacgtgccttttccagtcagtcttccctcataccgcgatttagggagacctatcttcttaaggccggGAATGAAGttaacacaaaacccaatgacatcctctgtttgatggcccatggagatgcttccttctggcctagcgcagttacggacatatttctttaggactcccatgaacctctcaaaggggaacatattgtgtagaaatacgggccccagaatgacaatttcgtcgactagatgaactaggacgtgcgtcatgatattgaagaaggatggtgggaacaccagctcgaaactgacaagacattgcgccacatcactccttagccttggtatgatttctggatcgatcaccttctgagagattgcattgaggaatgcacatagcttcacaatggctaatcggacgttttccggtagaagccccctcaatgcaaccggaagcggTTGCGTCATattcacgtggcagtcatgagactttaggttctggaactttttctctgccatatttattatttccttcatattcgacgagaagccagtcgggaccttcatactgagcaggcattcaaagaagatttctttctcttctttcgtaagggcgtagctggcaggaccttcatactgcttcggaggcatgccgtctttttcgtgcaaacgttgcaggtcctcccgtgcctcaggtgtatcttttgtcttcccatacacgcccaagaagcctagcaggttcacgcaaaggttcttcatcacgtgcatcacgtcgattgaagagcgggcctctaggtctttccagtagggtaggtcccaaaatatagatttcttcttccacatgggtgcgtgtccctcagcgtcattcggaacagctagtccgccgggaccctttccaaagattacgtgtaaatcattgaccatagcaagtacgtgatcaccggtacgcatggcgggcttcttccagtgatctgcctcgcctttgaaatgcttgcctttctttcgacattgatggttggtcgaaagaaatcgacgatggcccaggtacacattcttcctgcatttgtccaggtatatactttcaatgtcatctaaacagtgcgtgcatgcatggtatcccttgtttgtctgtcctgaaaggttactgagagcgggccaatcgttgatggttacaaacagcaacgcgtgcaggttaaattcctcctgtttgtgctcgtcccacgtacgtacaccgtttccattccacagctgtaaaagttcttcaactaatggccttaggtacacatcaatgtcgttgccgggttgcttagggccttggatgagaactggcatcataatgaacttccgcttcatgcacatccaagaaGGAAGGTTATatatacatagagtcacgggccaggtgttgtgattgatgctctgctccccgaaaggattaatgtcatccgcgcttaaaccaaaccatacgttccttgggtcagctgcaaactcagcccagtactttctctcgatttttctccactgcgacccgtcagcgggtgctctcaacttcccgtctttcttacggtcctcactgtgccatcgcatcaacttggcatgctcttcgtttctgaacagacgtttcaaccatggtattataggagcataccacatcaccttcgcaggaaccctcttcctggggggctcgccgtcaacatcaccagggtcatctcgtctgatcctataccgcaatgcaccgcataccgggcatgcgttcagatccttgtacgcaccgcggtagaggatgcagtcattagggcatgcatgtatcttctgcaccttcaatcctagagggcatacgaccttctttgttgcgtatgtactgtcgggcaattcgttatcctttggaggcttcttcaatattttcaatagcttctcaaatcctttgtcaggcacagcattctctgccttccactgcagcaattccagtacggtaccgatctttgtgttgccatcttcgcaattgggttacaacccttttttgtgatcctctaacatgcgatcgaacttcagcttctccttttgactttcccATTGCGTCCTTgtatcgacaatgacccggcggagatcatcatcatcgggcactggttcctcttgatcttcagcagcttcccccgttgcagcatcattgggcacatcgtctggttcctcttgatcttcagcagcttcctccgttgcagcatcaccgtattcagggggcacatagttgtcatcgtcctcttcttcttcgccgtcttccatcataacgcctatttctccgtgcctcgtccaaacattataatgtggcatgaaacccttgtaaagcaggtgggtgtgaaggattttccggtcagagtaagacttcgtattcccacatgtagggcatggacaacacataaaaccattctgcttgtttgcctcagccacttcgagaaaatcatgcacgcccttaatgtactcggaggtgtgtctgtcaccgtacatccattgccggttcatctgcgtgcattatatataattaagtgtgtcaaaaaccattacagaacatcatgaatagataattaagtgaccaaattaatagaagttcatcatcacattaaaaccaaagtacatacataattctcatctaacaacatatagctctccagagcatctaattaattaaaccatacattgaaactatgtaaaacatttcaaagcgaaaacaaatgcgatcataatcgcaaccaaggtaacaactgatccaacggcataatgataccaagcctcggtatgaatggcatattttctaatctttctaatcttcaagcgcattgcatccatctcgatcttgtgatcatcgacgacatctgcaacatgcaactccaatattatattctccttctcaatttttttccttcaagaaattgttttcttcttcaactaaacttaacctctcgacaatagggtccgttggaatttccggttcacatacctcctagataaataaaatctatgtcacgttggtcggcataattttcataaacaataaatgaaccaatagttataaagataatatataccacatccgaatcatagacaggacgagggccgacgggggcggataccaaaaccatcgcactatataataagaaggataataaaagtaacaaaattagacaagtatctatctgaagtaagaattttttttctttcagaaagaagataagaacaagaggctcaccacggtggtgctggcgacgagatcggtgcgggcgatcgacggcggtgaagacggggacgggacgtgacggaccgctaaacctagacaaatctcggggaaaatggagctcggaggtcgagtttcgagaggagaaagattaactagtgtggctcaaacatttcatcgaacacctcatgtgcataggaggtgagctagagcacccaaatgccctcccctcgatggccagaaaaaatagagcactgtggagtgctctgctgcggcgatggggtatatataggcagctcatttgtcccggttcgtggctagaaccggtactaaatccgggccttctgtcccggttcatgccaagaaccgagaccaatggttgtgggccaggaacgaggcccattagtcccggttcgtgcctcgaaccaggacaaatggttccatacgaaccgggaccaatgcccacgaggccccggccggccccctgggctcatgaaccgggacgaatgtccccatgggtcccggttcgtgactgaaccgggactaatgggcttgccatgcccgaacgaaagccctgttttctaccaGTGCTCGCTTCAGGCGGTGAACAGCTTCCAGCGTTAGGTTGACGAGGCGGGGGCAGCCGGAGATCAGCCGCTGGATGCTTCTCCCACCATCGCTGTGGGGAGCCGTGATGCTCAGAGTCTCGTGGAGCGGCAGGTTGACGGCCGCCGGCAGCTTCAGCCGGCAATAGGCGACGCATAGAGTCCGTACGACCCTACAGGTGAAGAGCCTTTTTGGGAGGACGTATACCCACCGCCTCCTCAGCTTGGAGGACTCGTCCTCGTCGTCGGTGTTGTCGGTGCCGCTGTCCACGGCCTTGTCATCGCAGATCGGGGCGATCTTGAAGCACAGGTCGAGGTGGAGCTCCTGGTTGCCGTGCCGCAGCACGTAGGAGAGCCACTGGTCGACGTGGACGAAGTTCCAGTGGTGGCACCGGTTGAAGGCGAAGCGGAAGCTGCGCAGCGGCACGTGGTGCTCGGCGCTCCGGCGGCGACAGAGAAGCGTGGAGCAGACGTCGTCGAGGAGCGCCGCGCTGCagctcttcttctcctccgcctcgtggTAGAAGGTGGTCCAGTCGGTGGCCCTGGCGCCCGGGCGCTCCCCGAAGGAGACGGCGTGGACGTTGCAGAAGACGTCGCGCCACCGCCGGGACAGCCCCGCTGCACGGCCGGCCTCCTTCTTCGGGAGGAAGGAGAGGACGTGGCCCAGCAGGGCGTCTGGGAGGTCGCTCAGGCGGTCTCTGCTCCCCGAAGACGTGCCCTTCCTTTTCTTttgcggcgacggcgacggcgaagCCATGCCGATCTGATATATCCGGCAATTAAGCCGTCGATTTAGGAAAGGTGGCTACCGTTTGCAACGACTAAGGGTTTAAGTGGACCGAATCTCGTGACGTTACCGACTAATCATGCACCGTTCTTTCGGGTTAAGCTTGTTGGCAACCGACTAAAATCAGAGCCAGATTTATTGGCAACCGACTAATCACGCACCGTATTTGATGTTGCAAGATCAACACTACCTCCAACAAATCCTGGTTGCTTTAGCAAGAACATTCACATACGTTGAGATCAGCAGGGCTATCCATAATTCTACATCTGCC contains:
- the LOC123497257 gene encoding F-box/LRR-repeat protein At4g14103-like; this translates as MASPSPSPQKKRKGTSSGSRDRLSDLPDALLGHVLSFLPKKEAGRAAGLSRRWRDVFCNVHAVSFGERPGARATDWTTFYHEAEEKKSCSAALLDDVCSTLLCRRRSAEHHVPLRSFRFAFNRCHHWNFVHVDQWLSYVLRHGNQELHLDLCFKIAPICDDKAVDSGTDNTDDEDESSKLRRRWVYVLPKRLFTCRVVRTLCVAYCRLKLPAAVNLPLHETLSITAPHSDGGRSIQRLISGCPRLVNLTLEAVHRLKRALVENRAFVRAWQAH